One Brassica napus cultivar Da-Ae chromosome C4, Da-Ae, whole genome shotgun sequence genomic region harbors:
- the LOC106391273 gene encoding uncharacterized protein LOC106391273 isoform X2 yields MEEQREESASIGDCKAPLEETGKELGLASKSETLDGEVDVPVKEPCVEDVSDSGVGSVTKDDVEKGVSSDDVVKTGEPETERDAGAVDVKPVNGESAGEEENEVNDEEANHVAEQNVQTEKPQQSSVDGETLSVAEDKAGQEKESGDGSDDANMDVDSKQANEENVGSETNYGKDSESVQVPEESTQETNEENPAAETCGEVDTTHKEENGEAMDVDYTEEETLEKLVLDDAGASMVPTQDVPITEADSNLVKGMEVDERKDDADMAVESANPKSSSEDAAPGNVQDLKTESGNLSSLKEDKKATLTAEEVATEEDGGKVSSHAEGVENESNEAPVATECPEEASDAILGSDENQDGKDQQDTRREEDDTTHEAPSIDQNQQQEDTVMEENPDNSDYAEVGTDSDIKTNGVKRKADVLSEQRPSFKIGACIARAASQMAGSPSVLKGSSNLGDETLSVESFVSQLHSAATDPVKENAVSEIASGFFLDFRNSSASQQFVPEKASSKRGRSNSSAAVGTEAFEFEEMGDTYWTDRVIHNGGEEQTPAATEKENYQVVPVELKPAQVKRTRRPYRRRQSQISYPLPSASDKPADFDENAPAELIMYFSEADAIPSEKSLSKMFRHFGPIRDSQTEVDEEKNRARVVFRKGGDAEVAYKSAGKFNIFGTKTVNYELSFTITEAFKVQPYVVSLGEEEAAVSLPAQM; encoded by the exons ATGGAGGAACAGAGAGAAGAAAGTGCGTCAATTGGTGATTGCAAAGCGCCCTTGGAGGAAACAGGTAAGGAACTAGGGTTAGCTTCTAAGTCTGAAACCCTAGATGGTGAAGTTGATGTTCCGGTGAAGGAGCCATGCGTCGAAGATGTTTCTGATTCAGGTGTTGGTTCTGTTACTAAGGATGACGTTGAGAAGGGTGTTAGCTCTGATGATGTTGTAAAGACTGGTGAGCCTGAAACCGAGAGAGATGCTGGAGCTGTTGATGTGAAGCCGGTGAATGGTGAAAGTGCAGGTGAAGAGGAGAATGAAGTGAATGACGAGGAGGCAAACCATGTAGCTGAACAAAATGTTCAAACTGAGAAGCCCCAACAAAGCTCAGTGGATGGTGAGACGCTTTCTGTCGCGGAAGATAAAGCTGGCCAAGAGAAGGAATCAGGTGATGGAAGTGATGATGCCAACATGGATGTTGATAGCAAACAGGCGAATGAAGAGAATGTTGGATCCGAGACCAACTATGGTAAGGATTCAGAATCTGTGCAAGTTCCAGAGGAGTCTACTCAGGAAACAAACGAAGAAAACCCTGCTGCTGAAACATGTGGTGAAGTAGATACAACCCATAAAGAAGAAAATGGAGAAGCCATGGATGTCGATTATACTGAAGAGGAAACGCTGGAGAAGCTTGTTTTGGATGATGCTGGTGCAAGTATGGTACCAACCCAAGATGTTCCAATTACTGAAGCTGACAGCAATTTAGTGAAGGGAATGGAAGTTGATGAAAGGAAAGATGATGCTGATATGGCAGTTGAATCAGCAAATCCAAAGAGTTCCAGTGAAGATGCTGCTCCAG GAAATGTACAAGACCTCAAAACTGAATCTGGGAATCTATCATCTTTGAAAGAGGATAAGAAAGCTACTCTCACCGCAGAGGAAGTTGCCACCGAGGAGGATGGTGGTAAAGTAAGCTCACATGCTGAAGGTGTTGAAAATGAATCCAATGAAGCACCTGTTGCTACAGAGTGTCCAGAAGAGGCTTCTGATGCAATTTTGGGATCTGATGAAAACCAAGACGGGAAGGATCAACAAGACACAAGGAGGGAGGAAGATGACACTACTCATGAAGCTCCAAGTATCGATCAAAACCAACAGCAGGAAGATACAGTAATGGAAGAAAATCCTGACAACTCTGACTATGCTGAAGTTGGAACAGATTCTGATATCAAGACCAATGGTGTGAAACGAAAGGCTGATGTCCTGAGTGAACAAAGGCCCTCCTTTAAGATCGGTGCATGCATAGCCAGAGCTGCTAGTCAGATGGCAGGATCTCCTTCTGTTCTCAAGGGTAGTAGTAACCTTGGTGATGAGACTCTTTCTGTTGAGAGCTTTGTATCCCAGCTTCACTCTGCAGCAACAGACCCTGTAAAAGAGAACGCTGTGTCTGAAATCGCCTCTGGCTTTTTCTTAGATTTCCGAAACTCATCGGCTTCGCAGCAGTTTGTTCCAGAGAAGGCAAGCAGCAAAAGAGGTAGATCCAATTCGAGCGCAGCAGTTGGAACCGAAGCATTTGAGTTTGAGGAAATGGGAGACACATACTGGACTGACAGGGTGATCCATAACGGTGGCGAAGAGCAAACGCCAGCTGCtacagaaaaagaaaactatcaAGTTGTGCCTGTTGAGCTGAAACCTGCTCAGGTCAAAAGGACTCGTCGTCCATACAGAAGAAGACAGTCTCAGATCAGTTACCCTCTTCCTTCAGCTTCAGACAAACCGGCGGACTTTGATGAGAATGCACCAGCTGAGCTTATAATGTACTTTTCCGAAGCGGATGCAATACCTTCTGAGAAGAGCCTGAGTAAAATGTTCAGGCATTTTGGACCAATAAGGGATTCACAGACTGAGGTTGACGAGGAGAAAAACCGGGCTAGAGTAGTATTTAGGAAGGGTGGTGATGCCGAAGTGGCTTACAAGAGCGCAGGAAAGTTCAACATCTTTGGGACGAAGACTGTGAATTACGAGCTCAGCTTTACAATCACTGAAGCATTCAAAGTTCAGCCTTATGTTGTGTCTTTAGGCGAGGAGGAAGCAGCGGTATCTCTTCCTGCTCAGATGTAG
- the LOC106391273 gene encoding uncharacterized protein DDB_G0290685 isoform X1 — protein MEEQREESASIGDCKAPLEETGKELGLASKSETLDGEVDVPVKEPCVEDVSDSGVGSVTKDDVEKGVSSDDVVKTGEPETERDAGAVDVKPVNGESAGEEENEVNDEEANHVAEQNVQTEKPQQSSVDGETLSVAEDKAGQEKESGDGSDDANMDVDSKQANEENVGSETNYGKDSESVQVPEESTQETNEENPAAETCGEVDTTHKEENGEAMDVDYTEEETLEKLVLDDAGASMVPTQDVPITEADSNLVKGMEVDERKDDADMAVESANPKSSSEDAAPGEIEQLDQNGLFDPRSDITNFIDFSGVSSWSGNVQDLKTESGNLSSLKEDKKATLTAEEVATEEDGGKVSSHAEGVENESNEAPVATECPEEASDAILGSDENQDGKDQQDTRREEDDTTHEAPSIDQNQQQEDTVMEENPDNSDYAEVGTDSDIKTNGVKRKADVLSEQRPSFKIGACIARAASQMAGSPSVLKGSSNLGDETLSVESFVSQLHSAATDPVKENAVSEIASGFFLDFRNSSASQQFVPEKASSKRGRSNSSAAVGTEAFEFEEMGDTYWTDRVIHNGGEEQTPAATEKENYQVVPVELKPAQVKRTRRPYRRRQSQISYPLPSASDKPADFDENAPAELIMYFSEADAIPSEKSLSKMFRHFGPIRDSQTEVDEEKNRARVVFRKGGDAEVAYKSAGKFNIFGTKTVNYELSFTITEAFKVQPYVVSLGEEEAAVSLPAQM, from the coding sequence ATGGAGGAACAGAGAGAAGAAAGTGCGTCAATTGGTGATTGCAAAGCGCCCTTGGAGGAAACAGGTAAGGAACTAGGGTTAGCTTCTAAGTCTGAAACCCTAGATGGTGAAGTTGATGTTCCGGTGAAGGAGCCATGCGTCGAAGATGTTTCTGATTCAGGTGTTGGTTCTGTTACTAAGGATGACGTTGAGAAGGGTGTTAGCTCTGATGATGTTGTAAAGACTGGTGAGCCTGAAACCGAGAGAGATGCTGGAGCTGTTGATGTGAAGCCGGTGAATGGTGAAAGTGCAGGTGAAGAGGAGAATGAAGTGAATGACGAGGAGGCAAACCATGTAGCTGAACAAAATGTTCAAACTGAGAAGCCCCAACAAAGCTCAGTGGATGGTGAGACGCTTTCTGTCGCGGAAGATAAAGCTGGCCAAGAGAAGGAATCAGGTGATGGAAGTGATGATGCCAACATGGATGTTGATAGCAAACAGGCGAATGAAGAGAATGTTGGATCCGAGACCAACTATGGTAAGGATTCAGAATCTGTGCAAGTTCCAGAGGAGTCTACTCAGGAAACAAACGAAGAAAACCCTGCTGCTGAAACATGTGGTGAAGTAGATACAACCCATAAAGAAGAAAATGGAGAAGCCATGGATGTCGATTATACTGAAGAGGAAACGCTGGAGAAGCTTGTTTTGGATGATGCTGGTGCAAGTATGGTACCAACCCAAGATGTTCCAATTACTGAAGCTGACAGCAATTTAGTGAAGGGAATGGAAGTTGATGAAAGGAAAGATGATGCTGATATGGCAGTTGAATCAGCAAATCCAAAGAGTTCCAGTGAAGATGCTGCTCCAGGTGAAATTGAACAGTTGGATCAGAACGGTCTTTTTGATCCAAGGTCTGATATTACCAACTTTATTGATTTCAGTGGTGTATCCTCTTGGTCAGGAAATGTACAAGACCTCAAAACTGAATCTGGGAATCTATCATCTTTGAAAGAGGATAAGAAAGCTACTCTCACCGCAGAGGAAGTTGCCACCGAGGAGGATGGTGGTAAAGTAAGCTCACATGCTGAAGGTGTTGAAAATGAATCCAATGAAGCACCTGTTGCTACAGAGTGTCCAGAAGAGGCTTCTGATGCAATTTTGGGATCTGATGAAAACCAAGACGGGAAGGATCAACAAGACACAAGGAGGGAGGAAGATGACACTACTCATGAAGCTCCAAGTATCGATCAAAACCAACAGCAGGAAGATACAGTAATGGAAGAAAATCCTGACAACTCTGACTATGCTGAAGTTGGAACAGATTCTGATATCAAGACCAATGGTGTGAAACGAAAGGCTGATGTCCTGAGTGAACAAAGGCCCTCCTTTAAGATCGGTGCATGCATAGCCAGAGCTGCTAGTCAGATGGCAGGATCTCCTTCTGTTCTCAAGGGTAGTAGTAACCTTGGTGATGAGACTCTTTCTGTTGAGAGCTTTGTATCCCAGCTTCACTCTGCAGCAACAGACCCTGTAAAAGAGAACGCTGTGTCTGAAATCGCCTCTGGCTTTTTCTTAGATTTCCGAAACTCATCGGCTTCGCAGCAGTTTGTTCCAGAGAAGGCAAGCAGCAAAAGAGGTAGATCCAATTCGAGCGCAGCAGTTGGAACCGAAGCATTTGAGTTTGAGGAAATGGGAGACACATACTGGACTGACAGGGTGATCCATAACGGTGGCGAAGAGCAAACGCCAGCTGCtacagaaaaagaaaactatcaAGTTGTGCCTGTTGAGCTGAAACCTGCTCAGGTCAAAAGGACTCGTCGTCCATACAGAAGAAGACAGTCTCAGATCAGTTACCCTCTTCCTTCAGCTTCAGACAAACCGGCGGACTTTGATGAGAATGCACCAGCTGAGCTTATAATGTACTTTTCCGAAGCGGATGCAATACCTTCTGAGAAGAGCCTGAGTAAAATGTTCAGGCATTTTGGACCAATAAGGGATTCACAGACTGAGGTTGACGAGGAGAAAAACCGGGCTAGAGTAGTATTTAGGAAGGGTGGTGATGCCGAAGTGGCTTACAAGAGCGCAGGAAAGTTCAACATCTTTGGGACGAAGACTGTGAATTACGAGCTCAGCTTTACAATCACTGAAGCATTCAAAGTTCAGCCTTATGTTGTGTCTTTAGGCGAGGAGGAAGCAGCGGTATCTCTTCCTGCTCAGATGTAG
- the LOC106391274 gene encoding protein downstream neighbor of son homolog isoform X1, translating to MTKVVAPGTSLQMNGVSKAKRKTPAELRGEQLKRTCFVDQVKESFDALRPCQSTEKGNGLKNPKYIEMRMNELYAVKKARPWMPSGKENSKENGVKEQSSNLFNASLLSNVVAIKRQQHTRSEDKNASTGVSDDTNTKARQANEGCSQCIFRSVTELSTRGEELSCLPDIDMTKALKGLATSVQLPIYPGDISEKSDTASLRGNFVPEFLVSGREIPLDLSIKTYVRLVSSSPLNWLHRSIMSSTYNGMPQLNEDNSSGSGSDVVCQVLNSMSLHSWVYPQSTLPSSMISAYINSGPGRGEGDFLQQRQLAWEDAFRSLYFKFRKNFCKIFYVCTSQFVVLFTGSCEPGGVKRSCKAYITQSTRRLRAMLKDLDICYTMPLCKTKMEETTVEDLAELSEIENHNLGQMQTRRLCSASNIDNTPESFLALEGNESVHGLYDLLLNYRSSLSFLLTADVPVLYSPVPFQNAAMSSPKIDCKEMVTAESTSCYIVETKGECIPPWIISNICAHLIANGQNFEASFVTEPTSVSLNMGLPQLPDKVQPESPITEGTGETNDAVSDIPGTVISPQLRSGHLKNLKYYNNSYTVSLSPS from the exons ATGACGAAAGTCGTTGCTCCTGGTACTTCTCTTCAAATGAACGGGGTGTCCAAAGCTAAGCGCAAGACCCCTGCGGAACTAAGA GGAGAGCAACTGAAGCGGACTTGTTTTGTTGACCAAGTTAAAGAGTCTTTTGACGCATTGCGTCCTTGCCAAAg TACTGAGAAGGGAAATGGGCTTAAGAATCCCAAGTACATTGAGATGCGTATGAATGAGCTATACGCTGTCAAAAAGGCTCGGCCTTGGATGCCATCTGGCAAAGAAAACTCTAAG GAAAATGGTGTGAAAGAGCAGTCCAGCAACCTATTCAATGCTTCTTTACTCTCAAATGTTGTTGCCATCAAAAGACAACAACATACTCG CAGCGAGGACAAAAATGCTTCTACTGGAGTTTCTGATGATACTAACACCAAAGCTCGTCAAGCAAATGAGGGATGCAGCCAGTGCATATTTCGCAGTGTCACGGAACTTTCAACAAGGGGTGAAGAGTTATCCTGCTTGCCAGATATTGATATG ACCAAAGCACTGAAAGGACTTGCCACTTCCGTACAATTGCCAATTTATCCTGGTGACATAAGTGAGAAATCTGATACTGCTTCATTACGTGGAAATTTCGTGCCTGAGTTTCTCGTTTCTGGGCGAGAGATTCCTCTGGATCTTTCCATAAAGACTTATGTTCGACTTGTTTCCTCCTCTCCATTAAATTG GTTACATAGGTCAATTATGAGTAGCACTTACAATGGTATGCCACAGTTAAACGAAGATAACAGTAGTGGTTCTGGCTCAGATGTGGTTTGCCAGGTGTTAAATTCCATgtcactgcactcatgggtttACCCCCAGTCTACCTTGCCATCTTCTATGATTTCAGCATATATAAATTCTGGACCAGGCAGAG GCGAAGGTGATTTCTTACAACAGCGACAATTAGCATGGGAAGATGCTTTTCGAAGTCTATATTTTAAGTTCCGGAAGAATTTCTGCAAAATATTTTATG TTTGTACTTCACAGTTTGTGGTATTGTTCACTGGAAGCTGTGAGCCAGGAGGTGTCAAACGCTCATGCAAAGCCTATATCACTCAGTCAACTAGAAGATTGAGAGCCATGCTTAAAGACCTT GACATATGCTACACTATGCCTCTTTGCAAAACTAAAATGGAAGAGACCACTGTTGAAGATCTTGCTGAACTTTCAGAGATAGAGAATCATAACCTTGGCCAG ATGCAGACTCGTCGTTTGTGTTCCGCCTCAAACATAGATAACACTCCAGAATCTTTCTTGGCTCTTGAGGGAAATGAGAGCGTACATGGATTGTATGATCTTCTGCTAAATTATAG GTCTTCTTTGAGTTTTCTTCTCACCGCAGACGTTCCTGTATTATATTCCCCTGTACCGTTTCAGAATGCTGCAATGTCTTCTCCTAAG ATCGACTGCAAGGAGATGGTAACAGCAGAATCTACAAGTTGCTATATCGTCGAGACTAAGGGTGAATGCATCCCGCCATGGATTATTAGCAATATTTGTGCACACCTGATTGCTAATGGACAGAACTTTGAAGCCAG CTTTGTGACCGAGCCAACATCAGTTAGCTTAAACATGGGTCTACCACAACTCCCAGATAAGGTTCAGCCTGAGTCTCCAATCACTGAAGGCACAGGAGAAACTAACGATGCTGTGTCTGACATTCCCGGAACAGTGATCTCCCCTCAGCTGCGATCAGGCCATCTAAAGAACTTAAAGTATTACAACAACTCTTACACTGTTTCACTGTCTCCCTCGTGA
- the LOC106391274 gene encoding protein downstream neighbor of son homolog isoform X2, whose product MTKVVAPGTSLQMNGVSKAKRKTPAELRGEQLKRTCFVDQVKESFDALRPCQSTEKGNGLKNPKYIEMRMNELYAVKKARPWMPSGKENSKENGVKEQSSNLFNASLLSNVVAIKRQQHTREDKNASTGVSDDTNTKARQANEGCSQCIFRSVTELSTRGEELSCLPDIDMTKALKGLATSVQLPIYPGDISEKSDTASLRGNFVPEFLVSGREIPLDLSIKTYVRLVSSSPLNWLHRSIMSSTYNGMPQLNEDNSSGSGSDVVCQVLNSMSLHSWVYPQSTLPSSMISAYINSGPGRGEGDFLQQRQLAWEDAFRSLYFKFRKNFCKIFYVCTSQFVVLFTGSCEPGGVKRSCKAYITQSTRRLRAMLKDLDICYTMPLCKTKMEETTVEDLAELSEIENHNLGQMQTRRLCSASNIDNTPESFLALEGNESVHGLYDLLLNYRSSLSFLLTADVPVLYSPVPFQNAAMSSPKIDCKEMVTAESTSCYIVETKGECIPPWIISNICAHLIANGQNFEASFVTEPTSVSLNMGLPQLPDKVQPESPITEGTGETNDAVSDIPGTVISPQLRSGHLKNLKYYNNSYTVSLSPS is encoded by the exons ATGACGAAAGTCGTTGCTCCTGGTACTTCTCTTCAAATGAACGGGGTGTCCAAAGCTAAGCGCAAGACCCCTGCGGAACTAAGA GGAGAGCAACTGAAGCGGACTTGTTTTGTTGACCAAGTTAAAGAGTCTTTTGACGCATTGCGTCCTTGCCAAAg TACTGAGAAGGGAAATGGGCTTAAGAATCCCAAGTACATTGAGATGCGTATGAATGAGCTATACGCTGTCAAAAAGGCTCGGCCTTGGATGCCATCTGGCAAAGAAAACTCTAAG GAAAATGGTGTGAAAGAGCAGTCCAGCAACCTATTCAATGCTTCTTTACTCTCAAATGTTGTTGCCATCAAAAGACAACAACATACTCG CGAGGACAAAAATGCTTCTACTGGAGTTTCTGATGATACTAACACCAAAGCTCGTCAAGCAAATGAGGGATGCAGCCAGTGCATATTTCGCAGTGTCACGGAACTTTCAACAAGGGGTGAAGAGTTATCCTGCTTGCCAGATATTGATATG ACCAAAGCACTGAAAGGACTTGCCACTTCCGTACAATTGCCAATTTATCCTGGTGACATAAGTGAGAAATCTGATACTGCTTCATTACGTGGAAATTTCGTGCCTGAGTTTCTCGTTTCTGGGCGAGAGATTCCTCTGGATCTTTCCATAAAGACTTATGTTCGACTTGTTTCCTCCTCTCCATTAAATTG GTTACATAGGTCAATTATGAGTAGCACTTACAATGGTATGCCACAGTTAAACGAAGATAACAGTAGTGGTTCTGGCTCAGATGTGGTTTGCCAGGTGTTAAATTCCATgtcactgcactcatgggtttACCCCCAGTCTACCTTGCCATCTTCTATGATTTCAGCATATATAAATTCTGGACCAGGCAGAG GCGAAGGTGATTTCTTACAACAGCGACAATTAGCATGGGAAGATGCTTTTCGAAGTCTATATTTTAAGTTCCGGAAGAATTTCTGCAAAATATTTTATG TTTGTACTTCACAGTTTGTGGTATTGTTCACTGGAAGCTGTGAGCCAGGAGGTGTCAAACGCTCATGCAAAGCCTATATCACTCAGTCAACTAGAAGATTGAGAGCCATGCTTAAAGACCTT GACATATGCTACACTATGCCTCTTTGCAAAACTAAAATGGAAGAGACCACTGTTGAAGATCTTGCTGAACTTTCAGAGATAGAGAATCATAACCTTGGCCAG ATGCAGACTCGTCGTTTGTGTTCCGCCTCAAACATAGATAACACTCCAGAATCTTTCTTGGCTCTTGAGGGAAATGAGAGCGTACATGGATTGTATGATCTTCTGCTAAATTATAG GTCTTCTTTGAGTTTTCTTCTCACCGCAGACGTTCCTGTATTATATTCCCCTGTACCGTTTCAGAATGCTGCAATGTCTTCTCCTAAG ATCGACTGCAAGGAGATGGTAACAGCAGAATCTACAAGTTGCTATATCGTCGAGACTAAGGGTGAATGCATCCCGCCATGGATTATTAGCAATATTTGTGCACACCTGATTGCTAATGGACAGAACTTTGAAGCCAG CTTTGTGACCGAGCCAACATCAGTTAGCTTAAACATGGGTCTACCACAACTCCCAGATAAGGTTCAGCCTGAGTCTCCAATCACTGAAGGCACAGGAGAAACTAACGATGCTGTGTCTGACATTCCCGGAACAGTGATCTCCCCTCAGCTGCGATCAGGCCATCTAAAGAACTTAAAGTATTACAACAACTCTTACACTGTTTCACTGTCTCCCTCGTGA
- the LOC106391275 gene encoding myosin-binding protein 7 isoform X1 — MESSRDAMKGCDFGCESCDYSLDAYSSDPLTITLKSENMLLRGSSDSSSNECAALLEDLASRRKTVKELHLELEEERNAAASAANETMSMILRLQREKAEIQMEARQFKAFAEETMMHEQEKVSALEELLYEKEQAIEALSYEVEAYKDKLMSYGVTEAEILGFRRDSFDDYPCEYTSLRCSVDDENPSESDGDVEVVEKVMVDQSPRWPYYDSNSPLGTATEVKGTFTTDSPMTTSKIDNEPQRYQDPVMMTQQRVKEPDIEKLYTRLQALEADRESLRQVIVSMRRDQAQLVLLKEIAQHLSKDTVTRRNTVSKMPFLKAFSVGTVFKWIVSFVSWRRKEKPNNRYVYHLPANNMGMLMILGEGCPSRRWNCLTSSHV; from the exons ATGGAGTCTTCAAGAGATGCTATGAAAGGCTGTGACTTTGGTTGTGAGTCTTGTGACTATTCACTTGATGCATATTCTTCAGACCCTTTGACTATAACGTTGAAAAGCGAGAACATGTTGTTACGAGGCTCTTCTGATTCATCTTCGAATGAATGTGCTGCTTTACTTGAGGATCTTGCTTCCCGAAGGAAGACAGTGAAAGAACTTCACTTGGAGCTCGAAGAAGAGAGAAACGCTGCTGCATCAGCAGCTAACGAGACAATGTCGATGATACTTAGGTTGCAGAGAGAAAAAGCTGAGATACAGATGGAAGCTAGGCAGTTCAAAGCGTTTGCTGAGGAGACAATGATGCATGAACAAGAAAAGGTATCGGCTTTGGAGGAGTTGTTGTATGAGAAAGAGCAAGCTATTGAGGCCTTGTCTTATGAGGTTGAAGCTTACAAGGATAAGTTGATGAGCTATGGGGTAACTGAAGCAGAGATACTTGGTTTTCGTAGAGACTCTTTTGATGATTACCCATGTGAATACACTTCTTTGAGATGTAGTGTGGATGATGAGAACCCGAGTGAATCAGATGGTGATGTTGAGGTTGTGGAGAAGGTGATGGTTGATCAGTCTCCAAGGTGGCCATATTATGATTCAAACTCGCCTTTAGGAACTGCTACAGAAGTAAAGGGGACGTTTACCACAGACTCTCCTATGACTACTAGTAAGATTGACAACGAGCCTCAGAGATATCAAGATCCGGTGATGATGACTCAGCAAAGAGTTAAGGAGCCAGATATTGAGAAGCTATACACAAGGCTGCAAGCACTTGAGGCTGACAGGGAGTCATTGAGACAGGTCATTGTATCGATGCGGAGGGACCAAGCACAGCTGGTGTTGCTGAAAGAGATCGCACAGCATTTATCAAAGGATACTGTCACAAGGCGAAACACGGTTAGCAAAATGCCATTTTTGAAAGCATTCTCTGTAGGAACGGTCTTCAAG TGGATTGTGTCTTTCGTTTCCTGGAGAAGGAAAGAAAAGCCAAACAA CAGGTATGTGTACCATCTGCCAGCAAACAATATGGGGATGCTTATGATTCTGGGCGAGGGATGTCCATCTAGAAGATGGAATTGCTTAACAAGTTCACATGTCTAG
- the LOC106391275 gene encoding myosin-binding protein 7 isoform X2, whose amino-acid sequence MESSRDAMKGCDFGCESCDYSLDAYSSDPLTITLKSENMLLRGSSDSSSNECAALLEDLASRRKTVKELHLELEEERNAAASAANETMSMILRLQREKAEIQMEARQFKAFAEETMMHEQEKVSALEELLYEKEQAIEALSYEVEAYKDKLMSYGVTEAEILGFRRDSFDDYPCEYTSLRCSVDDENPSESDGDVEVVEKVMVDQSPRWPYYDSNSPLGTATEVKGTFTTDSPMTTSKIDNEPQRYQDPVMMTQQRVKEPDIEKLYTRLQALEADRESLRQVIVSMRRDQAQLVLLKEIAQHLSKDTVTRRNTVSKMPFLKAFSVGTVFKWIVSFVSWRRKEKPNKYVYHLPANNMGMLMILGEGCPSRRWNCLTSSHV is encoded by the exons ATGGAGTCTTCAAGAGATGCTATGAAAGGCTGTGACTTTGGTTGTGAGTCTTGTGACTATTCACTTGATGCATATTCTTCAGACCCTTTGACTATAACGTTGAAAAGCGAGAACATGTTGTTACGAGGCTCTTCTGATTCATCTTCGAATGAATGTGCTGCTTTACTTGAGGATCTTGCTTCCCGAAGGAAGACAGTGAAAGAACTTCACTTGGAGCTCGAAGAAGAGAGAAACGCTGCTGCATCAGCAGCTAACGAGACAATGTCGATGATACTTAGGTTGCAGAGAGAAAAAGCTGAGATACAGATGGAAGCTAGGCAGTTCAAAGCGTTTGCTGAGGAGACAATGATGCATGAACAAGAAAAGGTATCGGCTTTGGAGGAGTTGTTGTATGAGAAAGAGCAAGCTATTGAGGCCTTGTCTTATGAGGTTGAAGCTTACAAGGATAAGTTGATGAGCTATGGGGTAACTGAAGCAGAGATACTTGGTTTTCGTAGAGACTCTTTTGATGATTACCCATGTGAATACACTTCTTTGAGATGTAGTGTGGATGATGAGAACCCGAGTGAATCAGATGGTGATGTTGAGGTTGTGGAGAAGGTGATGGTTGATCAGTCTCCAAGGTGGCCATATTATGATTCAAACTCGCCTTTAGGAACTGCTACAGAAGTAAAGGGGACGTTTACCACAGACTCTCCTATGACTACTAGTAAGATTGACAACGAGCCTCAGAGATATCAAGATCCGGTGATGATGACTCAGCAAAGAGTTAAGGAGCCAGATATTGAGAAGCTATACACAAGGCTGCAAGCACTTGAGGCTGACAGGGAGTCATTGAGACAGGTCATTGTATCGATGCGGAGGGACCAAGCACAGCTGGTGTTGCTGAAAGAGATCGCACAGCATTTATCAAAGGATACTGTCACAAGGCGAAACACGGTTAGCAAAATGCCATTTTTGAAAGCATTCTCTGTAGGAACGGTCTTCAAG TGGATTGTGTCTTTCGTTTCCTGGAGAAGGAAAGAAAAGCCAAACAA GTATGTGTACCATCTGCCAGCAAACAATATGGGGATGCTTATGATTCTGGGCGAGGGATGTCCATCTAGAAGATGGAATTGCTTAACAAGTTCACATGTCTAG